The sequence below is a genomic window from Plasmodium cynomolgi strain B DNA, chromosome 4, whole genome shotgun sequence.
GAGAGAGCACCGTGACGTTATCGTTTGTGCTTCGTGTACTGATGTATGTCAGCCTCAACACAATCACGAATGGAGAGGGGCACTTCCCGCCATGTGCAGTATCCCTCCACATGAGTGCGCATTGTATGTGTTACCCAAAATGACGTTGcaagataaaaatgttgcATTGGATTTGATCTATgggagggggagagaaaGACGCGTTTGTGCATGTCAGGGAGTCGGGCATGTTCCCTAGTCATCGCTCTGTTGGAGGGTGTAAGTTTGCTcgtttgtttatttgctttgatttgtttttacttttttattttattatttttttttttcctatctttttttttgttttgttttcccgCTGCGCCCTTACTTCGTCCCTTATCTCGAGGAGCCATTCGTCTCGGTGCTGCTCCGTCAGCCGTTGGTGCAGAACCTTGACGGACTTGGCGGCGACAAGTCCTCCTACGAGGGGGCAGTGGACatgcacgtgtgtgtgtgtttgtgtgtttgtgtgtgtttgtgtgtgtttatgtgtttgtgtttgtgtttgtgtttatgtgtttgtgtgtttgtgtgtttgtgtgtgtgtctgTGTCTGTCTCTCTGTGGACGTGCGCGCCCTCCACACGGTTGCACCTGCCAAGTAGCAGCTGCCAAGTTACAGCTGCCAGCGTGCCCCCCTCGGGGAAACCTACCATACGTGTATTTCACACTGTTTGGAAGCGAGTCGATGGTAAGCAAAATCACATCCACAAAATTGAAGGTTGAGTTCGGGAGAGTGCTATCCCTTTTGTGCAATTTCatgtccttatttttttccaagctGTTTTGCCTGAGGAGTTCATTGTTgcgcaaaatattttttatgtttctgtTTTCCCCGGGGATGGCGTAGTTTGGatcgttcatatttttcactcCTAGCTTCACGACTGTTCCTATGATGCGAATGCAAATTCTATGCGGAAAAAGGGGTGGAGAATGAGTCGGGTATGACAATGTTGCCATGAAGGTGGAGTACCGACAGGGGAGTAACTACGTGGAGATGATGACATGCCAAGAATGGAGACTTACTTGTTTGTCGTGCTTCCCTCCAAGTTCAGATGCTCTTGATAACCGACAATGGCATTCCCGCCCAACAGTTTAGCCTACTCGAGGgaaaggagggggagaggaaaaagagTAGGAAACCCCTGATTAGCAAATAACTCAAAGGGGGTATCATAGCTGCATGCACATAGATGTGatagtcaaaaaaaaaaaaaaggaaagcattCATGGGTACCTTTTTCCCAATAATTTTCCTCGTCTGCATGAAGGAGTTCTGTATGACGTCACATCTTGCCTCATTCGAGTTTCTGCCATTGGGACGAGGGGCGAGGCGGCATGCATGAAGAAAAGGGGCAacttaaatggaaaaaaatcccGTTTAATAGCTGTCtcttttaacctttttttttctcacaccTGTTGGATCTTATCAAGTCCTTCCAGTCATACTCAGGATCGTTTACAATCTTAAGTTCGTgctgtcaaaaaaaaagagaaaaaaaaaaaaaaaaagagaagcatATTTTCACTGTCCGATTGTTCCTCCCGTCGGACGTACACTGACACATGAGTGGACCCACATTCGGGATTCTTCAACAGTTAATTTCTATGCATATCTAGacgcacaaaaaaacgaTCGTGTGGATGCTCTTATCTTACAGCGAAGTTTATAATTTGTTCGATGTAGTAGGGGGAGTTTTTTGGGAAGGACGTCGTGCCTAGGAGGAGGACATCTGcagcagggggggaaaagccaACTGGGGGATAAGCCAACTGGGGGAAAAGCCAACTGGGACGTGGCTGCGGGGCGCGGATTGGAATCCCCCGTGGAGTATCAAGTGCAGCACCAAGTGAGCCTCTCACAGATGACGCCCTTACCTGCGCTGTTATCATTGtagggatttttttcctcaaagaATTCCCATTTTATGGTACAGTACAGTTCGCCTAGCATTGGGTCGGTCCATAAGacagaaggggggggaggggaaggaaagaatTATAGCTGTCGTGAAGGGGTTACGTGTGTGGGAGGACACCCACACGGCAGTGTCTGTGCCGGTAGACATGCCCGTAGACGTGTCGCTAGCCGTGTGGACTTTTGCTCGTGGGCGTCGATCGCGGGGGTACCTTTGAGTCCGGCCAGGGAGTCGTACAGGGGAAACCACCCCTCCAACTTCAAATTGTCGTGGAAGTAGAAGAAGCTGAAGTCTATTTGGATGTACCCGCTGTTTATGTTTTCCACGTCGTCGATCTGCGGGTGGGGCGGGGGACTCACAGTTTGGGGCGTCACCAGCAGGGTGGTCACTGGTAGGAGGGTCATTGGTAGGAGGGTCACTCGTAGGATGGCCACTCGTAGGATGGCCACTTGCAGGAGGGTCGCTGGCAAAGGTGCCTCTACTCGCGATGCCACTATCTGTGACACTACTCATGGTGGCGCtttgttttccctcttttcATCTCCAGTTCTCGCCCCCCCTCCGTACCGTTATCTTGAGCGGACAGGTCTGCAGCTCCGAGTCGTCGGCGATTTCCAGCCGAAAGGATAGGTTCAGGTCATCCGTGTGTCTGTTAATATCTGCGAGGAGAAAAACGGAGTGCCAGAAACGTGTGTGGGCATGTGTAGCGCATGTGTAGCGCATGTGTAGCGCATGCGGGTGTGTTCAAGCGGGCCTGCACATGCTGGTCTCCTCATGCTGGTCTCCTCATGCGGCCTGCTCATGTTTGTCTATCAAAGCATGGGAGCTCAAATggacttaaaatttttctcgCTAACTAAATTTCGtcctttgttttgtttcGCCCAGTGTGACCTACAAATGGtgtgcatgaaaaaaaaaaaaggggcatatgTGTGGACGTAGGATTTTATTTGACCGTTCTGGTGGTCTTCCCAGTGTGGCTGCTaattctccccccccctggtcACACCCACCTCGACATATTTAAGCGAATCCGCTTCTGATTTTTCGAAAGTGTTGAAGTCCCGTATGCCCGATATTCTGACCTTCAGAATGCACGGCATTTTGCGCGGTGTAGTGGTGAGGCGGGGAAGAGGTGGAGAGGTGGAGAGGCGAACAGGCGAACAGGCGAAGCCGCAAATTTGCCACCACCACAAGAGAGCAATCACTGGTGGGTACACAAAAGCGGGGCGGCTACCCCAGCTAAGCGTGCTTCTAGCGGGGGGGTGCCTCGAAAGGAGAGACAAACAGGAAAGTGAACAAAACTGTTGCTGCGAAGTAGCTGCGAAGTAGCCGCAAAGCAGCCGCACAAACAGCCGCATAAACAGCCGCATAAACGGCCGCAAACCTGGGGAATGCAAATTTCAGATGAAACAACAAAGGAGCATGTCCTCCCAAGGAAGGGACAAGCAAAAGGGACCGTTTTTACGGAAACTAGCACGTCTCCTCCCCCCTAAGGTGACATATGCTATGCACAAGTTTGTTCCAAGCAgggaaaataacaaattcgaaaggggatgaaaaaaaaaaaaatttacacccCCGCATGGCGGCATTGTAGTAACGCCCAAACTGCTGGCTAAGTTTcgcgaaatgaaaaaaaaaaaaaaaaaaaaaaaaaagcgaaacgGAACAAAACGGAACAAAACGATAGTTAGGGCAGTGTAAACCCTTAGGACCGTTCCTCCATCGTTGGAGAggtatttttccccttttctatTCACAGCTCATGTCCGGCTGGAGAATATCTGCGTGTGAAAATTTACATCCTATGAACTAAGTTAAAGAAAGATAACACAGGTTGGTCCcccttccaaaaaaaaaaagaccaacttgaaattattttatttgtccgAGTTGGTATCCAACCACTCTGTTTACTTTACCAAGTCTTAagaaattattcattttttgaagttcaAAAGGGTCGTTTTGGACACTCCGCGAGTTGGACTATTTCGTATTAACTGCTCCCTTTCCATTTCGTCTTTCTGTGAGGTTATCAACGTGGGTAGACGGCCTCAGTCAGGTTGATGCATGCAGTCGCCCCATGTCCCTTCCCCACGTCACAGTTTatatctcccctttttttttgggccatcccaatttttttttaatcccttTATCAGATCAATCCGAACAGCGCGCGAAACGTATTTCTTTCGCGACAATGGTGGAAACTTccactgcctttttttttttatcgtgcAAAACACTCGTGTTGGTTACTCCCGAAGTGGTGATCACTGCACAACAGTTGCGTCatttaaggggaaaaaaaaaaacacacatatgtTTATGTCTGTAATGGCACACTTATGGACATGTGCGTAGCTCTGCTGAGAAAAGGAGTTGGttaaagggggggaaacgaAGGATTGTTTAAACTGAGTCAATTGTAAAACAGAGTTCCTGACACGTTCACGCAGAATAGGCAGTGGAAATAAATTGCCGCCCCCGCGCCTGCATGTTGTTTGTGCACATAGACCGATGGCAGCCATAACACCCGCGCGTTTTGGAACCCCGTGAAGGGGGACCCCAATCGGAAgaacattaaaaattgttacgcAGAATGTGCCGTAATGCACTTTAAATTTAGTCAGAagtgaagatttttttttttttttttttctctgttcCACGGTGGGGGCGGAGTGCTGCGCACCGTCGTATTGTTGCGCTACGTTGGAGTGTCAAGCTGCCGGTGTTTTATTGTTGCGCTCTGTTGGAGTGTCATGCTGCCATGTCGTATTGTTCCGCTCTGTTGGAGTTTCAACCTGCCGTGTCGTATTGTCACGTTCGGTGCACTTCTCCACTCAGTTGATCGATTCGCACGGCCCATTTGGGAAAGACACGCCGTCAAACCTATTTCgtcgtcaaaaaaaaaaaaaaaaaaaaaaagtttctacAGAGAGGAGCTCCCCCCTAATGGTGAATGAATatccaaaaaatgggaaaaataattcgcTGCCAAAATAGCATGAATCATATGGTCTCTgcaagggaagaagcagggAATTTAGTTCATTCGGGGGAACGTCATGAATCACAGGGTCTGTTTCACCTGGGCGATATGTAaggagagagagaaaaaaagggaggggcgCGGGAAATAACGCCGTCTATATGGCGCGTCGATGCTTTATCCGACGGATGAATCTTcgtggaagggaaaaaaaaaaaaaaaaaaaaaaaaaaaaattaccaattGAAACCAAACCGCATAAGTAGAAAACATGCTATCGACATAATGCATTCACTTTTTACACACAACCCATTCGTGACGAATTCTACGCAGGTGCCCTGCTCGGAACGGATGTCGGCGCTAAATTAGTAGTGGACGGGCTGTGGACAGGTTCGGTATCCCTCTCAAATGCGAGCAGTAAGCGTACAGACGCAAAAAGGTTACCTCTCTACCGGGGGAGTGATAGGGGCGTTTCTTCTGAACATTCGTCTGACATAGAAACAGGTAGTGCAGTACCCCATCCCGCACCAAATGTGGCTCCACGAAATGCAGACGATGCTGCAGGGGGAGGTCAGCCCCCCCAGGAGGTTGATCACCCTCTTAACCGTGTCACAAGCGTTATGGCTGCCCCCGTGAGCAAGCGGAGCGAGGTCGAAGTTAGATCCGCGCTGCTTAAAAACCACGATGGAGTGAAAATCACGGGGACGTGTAATGCAAAGTTTCAGCTGTTCCTCGTTCCACATATATCAATAAGTGTCGAGGCGGAGAGTAACACAATTCAGCTAGGTCGAAAGTTAGAAGTCGTGACGATTACGAAGAAGCAGCACAAGGTGGTTGGCAGCAAGTCGTCCCCGTTGTTACAGTTTGAGGAGGATGAGAAATTCCTCCTCAACCAATGCGCAGAGGGGAAGGCGTTTAAATTCGTGGTGATCGTTAAGGGGGAAGAGCTCATCCTCAAGTGGAAGGTCTACGAAAGGGAGCCTTCAGCAACGGACagtaatgggaaaaaaaaaaaaaaaaaaaaaaaatctcagTGAAGCGGCTGACTCGAAGCAGCCTCACAGTGCGCTCCTCTTACCCCcagttttttatataattctcTGTTTTActgattacttttttttttttttgtcttccctTCAGACAACAAAGTCGACGTGAGGAAATACGTGCTGAGGAACCTGGGGAGTCCAATTACGTCGATACAAGTGCACAGCGGGAAGGAGGACAACGACGTCTTCTTGTTGGAGAGCAAGGCGTACCTCTTGCGACAGGACATTCCTAGTTAGCATCTCGGCACGGGGGAGTGCCCCCACACAGATGGGCGCATGCACGCACGTGTGCGGGGCTGTCCATCTGTACATGCATATCTGTACATGCTCATCTGTATATGCTCTTCTGTATATGCTAATCTGTATATCCTTATCTACTCATGCTTATCCCCAGAAACGTGCGAGCGGATCGCCACCAACTGCTTCCTCAGCGGAAACGTAGACATCGAAGGATGTTTCAAGTGCACCTTATTGTGGGAAAACACCAAATTGGGGAGCCCCTGTTTTAGTTACCTCCCACCCGATGTTAAGCATAACTATGaacagataaaaatgaaggcacaGGATGAAGGGGATAAAGAAGAAGCCCAACTAGATGAGTTCATCCGTAGGGTCCTCCAAATggtacaaaaaatggagaaaaataacacccccaggaaaggaaaaaacaaaggagaTTACCCAAATGATAATCTGAAGGAACTCCTTCTAAGTTATTGccaaatgatgaagaaggTTGATACGAGTGGAACCCTTGAAGAGCACGAATTAGGAAACGAAGTAGATGTGTTGACCAACTTGGAAGGGTTATTAAGAAAGCATTCGAATGAAGAAATAGCTGTATTGCGAGAGAAGTTAAAAAACCCAGCCATCTGTATGAAAGATGCAGATATGTGGATAGTGCAAAAACGAGGACTGGCTTTGCCTACATTTGAGTACAAGCATTTACAAAGGAGGAGGGTTACTACTCCTGTGGATTCGAAAGAAGACAACAAAGAAACAGACAGAAGAAACGTTATCAAAGACATGTACATCCCTGGCTATCGCGCTGTTATTGACCTTTCCCAAAAAAGCGAGATGAACCATTCGAATCCCTCAGGGGAGATGTTTTGTAATGAAGATTACTGCGATAGATGGAAGGATAAAAATAGTTGCTTCTCAAGCATAGAGACAGAAGAACAAGGAAATTGCAACCTCTCTTGGTTGTTTGCATCTAAGACACATCTAGAAACGATTAGATGCATGAAAGGGTATGACCATTTGGGTTCTTCCGCTTTGTACGTAGCTAACTgttcaaaaaggggaaataaaagtaaatGCACTTCTGGATCGAATCCGTATGAATTTCTCACCATTGTTGAAGAAAATGGGTTCTTACCACCCGCGTTGTTGATTCCGTATTCCTATGCAGATGTTGGAAATGGTTGCCCCAGGAAGGAGAATCACTGGCAGAATCTATGGGCAAATGTGAAACTGTTAGAACCCTCAGATGAACCCAATTCGGTGAGCACCAAAGGGTATACATCCTACGAAAGTGACGACTTTAGGGGGAACATCGATGTGTTTATCGATCTGGTGAAGCGCGAGGTGAGGGGAAAAGGATCCGTTATGGCTTACGTCAAGGCGCTAGGTGTCTTGGGTTACAACATGAACGGGAAGGAGGTACATAGCCTGTGTGGTGATAAAAGACCAGACCACGCGGTGAACATAATTGGGTATGGCAATTATATAAACACGCAGGGACTGAAAAAATCCTACTGGCTTGTACGAAACAGTTGGGGAAAATACTGGGGAGATGAGGGAAACTTCAAGGTAGATATGCACGGGCCAGCAGATTGCCAACACAACTTCATCCACACCGCCGCTGTTTTCAATCTGCACGTACCCATGTCGGAGGGCCCTTCCAAGAGGGAGGCCCACTTATACAACTACTACCTGAAGAGCTCCCCTGACTTTTTGGGAAACATTTACTATAAGAACATCCGTCGTATGAGCGGTGTCGCAGAGAAGGGTAGAACTGGTAGACATCAAAGCTTGGCTGTGCAAGGGCAGGAGGGACAGAGCGATCTCCTGGAGGGCAGCACCCCCTCAGGAACTGCTAACCAAGTTGATGAACCGAAAGGGGCGAGAGAAGATgcaccaaaaaggggggaccAGGGGAAATGCATGTCTGAGGATCCCCCAATAGAGGTAGTTAACGAGGAGCTAATATCCGAATCGACATTAACGCTGATTCCTCAGGCAGCACGGAGAGAAGGTCAAGTAGAGGCAAATCCTGCACCACCTTTAACCGTTGCAGCGTCTCTCCCCCTAAGGGGGGACGTACTGCTTGTGCGGGATGGCACTGACGAGGGAAGCACAGAAGCTGCAACAGTGGAAGTgctgcacattttaaaacaCATTAAACATGGAAAGGTAAAATTGGGAATAGTTACATACGGCGATGAGAGTGACATTTCTGGGGACCATAGCTGCTCCAGATCGTTAGCGCAGGATTCAGAGCAACTAACCGAGTGCATACAGTTTTGCCACAACGAGTGGCCTAACTGCAGAGATGAGGCTTCTCCTGGGTACTGTCTAGCGCAACGGAGGAAGACGGGCGATTGCTTTTTCTGCTACGTGTAGGGGGCGACGCGTATTTGCGATCCGCACGGGGATAAATGAGCATACACGTAGAAGTAGttctacatatatatttatttataagcGCATGTGGCAGCTCGTGGGgcgctctctttttttttgcgtttttgcCGGCCTGCCTGCAACCATTACGCGATTGTCCCCGTTTGCTGTTTTGGGGGTAACACTGCTATCCTCCCCAGGTGTTTGTTTATCCGCTTTTTGTTTATCCGATTTTTGTTTATCCGATTATTGTTTATCCGATTTTTGTttatggctttttttttttttttttcttcttttttgatCCTCTTGATAGTTATTATCCGCGTCgtgattattatttttcgttttcacaaagaaaaaaaactccaagTTTGAATAAAATACGTTTTGTTTTggtttctccattttttacgtacCTGCTTTTGCCCCTTTCGCATGGGGCAAAGAATGATACGAATATACAAAcgcttttatatatatacatagacatatacatatgcatagacatatacatgcatatatatatatttttttttttcgttgtaAAGAGCCCCCTCTGCgcggagagaaaaaaatggcgcacCGCTGCCTGCCAGCCTGCCCCGCATTGTTGGCACTCTTCCAAGCACGCAGTTGAGAAAAAGAACGCTGCAAAATTGCACGACCCCGGGTTGGAATATATTTTCTCGTTCGCAGGAAGGGTAAAAGGGGCACTTATCACAGGGGTCGCCGAATAATCATGCATGAAAAGGCATACCACCAAGCAGTGGTGcacaaataatatatataagcttAATCGTAGAGCcgctttattttaatttaactACCCCATTTGATCGGGATGGGCTTGCTCGTTTCCGCAAAGCGTTATTTTactgattaaaaaaatagcttcATATCCGTtcagttggaaaaaaaaaaaaaaaacatccgcGCTGTAATATCATcactccctttttgtaattaaaaaaatttgagaaccttccgaaaaaaaaatttaacaaaaagtTGATGCggaatggaaataaaaaaaaaaaaaaaaaatccttcagGTAGCTAACTGAAaagaatagaaaaaaaaaaaaaaaaaaatcttcaggTAGCTAACTGAaaggataagaaaaaaaaaaaaaaaaaaaaaaaaaaagtagtagAATAGCTACTTTTAATTCTacacaacaaaatgaagttgaCCCTTCCGTTCCTTTTCATACTAAgtaaggagaggaaaaaaaaaaaggatgctgcaaaaaatgatcaaCAATTGTGTAACAATGAAAGGAAGGAAACAAGCGAGCGAACGGGAGCATATGTGTGGAAAATTTACCCTGCAAATGCCTGAGACGTTTGCAAGAAACCAAAAGTTCTACATGCCTTCCATTCTttccattcattttttctcccctttttgcttccttttcctttagGTGTTACATTGCTCGACAATGTAATTAAGTGTGACGAGGAGGTGACCATTCCTGACCCCCCGCAATCGCAAGATGAAAACCCCGAGAGCAAGGATAACCCGCCGGGTAACTCGGACCCCCCCCCTCACAAAGGCGCTGGCGCAGTGGAGCAAGCGGTAGACAAGTCAGCAGATAAGCCAGTAGATAAGCCAGCAGATAAGCCAGCAGATAAGCCAGCAGATAAGCCAGCAGATAAGCCAGCAGATAAGCCAGCAGATAAGCCAGCAGATAAGCCAGCAGATAAGCCAGCAGATAAGCCAGCAGATGAGCCAGCAGATAAGCCAGCAGATAAGCCAGCAGATGAGCCAGCAGACCAACCAACAGATGAACCAACAGATGAGCCAGCAGATAAGCCAGCAGATAAGCCAGCAGATGAGCCAGCAGATAAGCCAGCAGATAAGCCAGCGGATCAACCAACAGATCAACCAACAGATAAGCCAGCAGATAAGCCAGCGGATCAACCAACAGATCAACCAACAGATCAAGCGCTCACTCAGCCAGCAGACCAACCAGCAGACCAACCAACAGAACAACCAACAGAACAACCAACAGAACAACCAGCAGACCAACCAACAGACCAACCAACAGAACAACCAGCAGAACAACCAACAGAACAACCAGCAGACCAACCAACAGACCAACCAACAGAACAACCGCTCACCCAGCCGAACGTGGAGGCATCAGACAGAGCTACAGCAGCTGCGTTGAAAAACCCGAACGAAATAGAAGCCCAGTGCGCGCAGCTTAAAGACCAAGACGGGGTGAAAATCACGGGGCTCTGCAGGGCGAAGTTTCAGGTGTTCCTTGTCCCGCACGTAACCATAAATGTAGAAACAGAGACGAACACAATTtatataggaaaaaaacttGACGATGTTGTAATCACGAAGAAGCAGAACAAGGTGGTTAGCAGCAAGTCGTCCCCGTTGTTACAGTTTGAGGAGAATGCGGATTCCCTCCTCAACCAATGCGCAGAGGGGAAGACGTTTAAATTTGTGGTGATCGTTAAGGGGGAAGAGCTCATCCTCAAGTGGAAGGTCTACGAAAAGGAGCCTTCAGCAACGGACagtaatgggaaaaaaaaaaaaaaatctcagcGAAGCGCCTGACTCGAAGCAGCCTCACAGTGCGCTCCTCTTAACCcagttttttatataattctcTGTTTTActgattacttttttttttttttttttcccttcagaCAACAAAGTCGACGTGAGGACATTCCTCTTGAAGAATACAGATCGACCAATCACCGCCATACAGGTGCACACGGCAAAAGGAAACGAAGAGTCCTTCCTTTTAGAAAGCAAGTCATACTTTTTAATAGATGATATGCCAGCCAAATGTGGCCTAATAGCTACGAACTGTTTCCTCAGTGGCAGTTTAGACATCGAAGGATGTTACAAGTGCACCATATTGTCCGAAAACACTGAATTGGACAGCCCCTGTTTTAGTTACCTCCCTCCTGATGTTAAGCATAACTATGAACAGATAAAAAGTAAGGCGCACCAGGTGGACCAGAAGGAGGTCCAATTTGCAGTGTCTATTGGGAAGATCCTCCAAGGggtgtacaaaaaaggagaaactaATTTAAACCAGTTGCTTACCTTCGACGAAGCAGATGCAGCTTTGAAAGCGGAACTGCTAAATTATTGTGCCTCTATGAAGGAGGTGGACTCCAGCGGAGTGTTGGAAAACTACGAGTTGggaagtgaagaagaagtgtTTGCCAACCTAAcgaatattttgaagaatcATGCAGGAGAAACGAAGTCTACGTTACAAACCAAGTTGAAAAATCCAGCCATATGCTTGAAAAATGCAGACGAGTGGGTgaagagcaaaaaagggCTTCTACTTCCCAGCTTGTCTTATACCCATGTGGAGGCTACCCTCCCCGCGACTGCCCCAGAAaacgaagagaaaaaggaagacacaCCCAAGGGAAGCGAGAAAATACAAACGAACGGTTACGATGGCGTTATCGATTTTGTGTCACGCGAAGAGACCAACATGCAGTCCACTAGTTTTATTGACAATATGTACTGCAACGTGGAGTACTGCAACAGGTGGAAGGATCCAAGCAGTTGCATGGCGAAGATTGAGGCGGGGGATCAGGGAGACTGCGCTACGTCTTGGCTCTTCGCCTCGAAGGTGCACCTGGAAACGATCAAATGCATGAAGGGGCACGATCATATTGCTAGTTCTGCTCTCTACGTGGCTAACTGTTCCAGTAAAGAAGCGAAGGACAAGTGTCAAGCGCCGTCGAATCCGCTAGACTTTTTGAACACTCTAGAGGAGACCAAATTTTTGCCAGCCGAGTCGGACCTCCCATACTCTTACAAAGCGGTGAATAACGTCTGTCCCGAGCCGAAGAATCACTGGCAAAACCTTTGGGCCGATGTGAAGCTCCTAGACAAGCAGTACCAACCCAACTCGGTGAGCACCAAGGGGTACACCGCCTACCAGAGTGACCACTTCAAGGGCAACATGGACGCGTTTATCAAGTTGGTAAAATCAGAAGTGATGAACAAGGGATCTGTCATCGCTTATGTGAAGGCGGCAGGAGCACTCAGTTACGACCTGAATGGGAAGAAGGTACTCTCTCTTTGTGGGGGTGAAACGCCCGACCTCGCTGTCAACATAGTAGGTTATGGTAACTACATAAACGGGGAGGGAGTGAAAAAGTCCTACTGGCTTCTACGCAACAGCTGGGGAAAGCACTGGGGAGAAGACGGAAACTTCAAGGTGGACATGGATAGTCCTCCTGGATGTCAGCACAACTTCATCCACACCGC
It includes:
- a CDS encoding serine-repeat antigen (SERA;~putative) — encoded protein: MNHRVCFTWAICALLGTDVGAKLVVDGLWTGSVSLSNASSKRTDAKRLPLYRGSDRGVSSEHSSDIETGSAVPHPAPNVAPRNADDAAGGGQPPQEVDHPLNRVTSVMAAPVSKRSEVEVRSALLKNHDGVKITGTCNAKFQLFLVPHISISVEAESNTIQLGRKLEVVTITKKQHKVVGSKSSPLLQFEEDEKFLLNQCAEGKAFKFVVIVKGEELILKWKVYEREPSATDNNKVDVRKYVLRNLGSPITSIQVHSGKEDNDVFLLESKAYLLRQDIPKTCERIATNCFLSGNVDIEGCFKCTLLWENTKLGSPCFSYLPPDVKHNYEQIKMKAQDEGDKEEAQLDEFIRRVLQMVQKMEKNNTPRKGKNKGDYPNDNLKELLLSYCQMMKKVDTSGTLEEHELGNEVDVLTNLEGLLRKHSNEEIAVLREKLKNPAICMKDADMWIVQKRGLALPTFEYKHLQRRRVTTPVDSKEDNKETDRRNVIKDMYIPGYRAVIDLSQKSEMNHSNPSGEMFCNEDYCDRWKDKNSCFSSIETEEQGNCNLSWLFASKTHLETIRCMKGYDHLGSSALYVANCSKRGNKSKCTSGSNPYEFLTIVEENGFLPPALLIPYSYADVGNGCPRKENHWQNLWANVKLLEPSDEPNSVSTKGYTSYESDDFRGNIDVFIDLVKREVRGKGSVMAYVKALGVLGYNMNGKEVHSLCGDKRPDHAVNIIGYGNYINTQGLKKSYWLVRNSWGKYWGDEGNFKVDMHGPADCQHNFIHTAAVFNLHVPMSEGPSKREAHLYNYYLKSSPDFLGNIYYKNIRRMSGVAEKGRTGRHQSLAVQGQEGQSDLLEGSTPSGTANQVDEPKGAREDAPKRGDQGKCMSEDPPIEVVNEELISESTLTLIPQAARREGQVEANPAPPLTVAASLPLRGDVLLVRDGTDEGSTEAATVEVLHILKHIKHGKVKLGIVTYGDESDISGDHSCSRSLAQDSEQLTECIQFCHNEWPNCRDEASPGYCLAQRRKTGDCFFCYV
- a CDS encoding serine-repeat antigen (SERA;~putative), which encodes MKLTLPFLFILSVTLLDNVIKCDEEVTIPDPPQSQDENPESKDNPPGNSDPPPHKGAGAVEQAVDKSADKPVDKPADKPADKPADKPADKPADKPADKPADKPADKPADKPADEPADKPADKPADEPADQPTDEPTDEPADKPADKPADEPADKPADKPADQPTDQPTDKPADKPADQPTDQPTDQALTQPADQPADQPTEQPTEQPTEQPADQPTDQPTEQPAEQPTEQPADQPTDQPTEQPLTQPNVEASDRATAAALKNPNEIEAQCAQLKDQDGVKITGLCRAKFQVFLVPHVTINVETETNTIYIGKKLDDVVITKKQNKVVSSKSSPLLQFEENADSLLNQCAEGKTFKFVVIVKGEELILKWKVYEKEPSATDNNKVDVRTFLLKNTDRPITAIQVHTAKGNEESFLLESKSYFLIDDMPAKCGLIATNCFLSGSLDIEGCYKCTILSENTELDSPCFSYLPPDVKHNYEQIKSKAHQVDQKEVQFAVSIGKILQGVYKKGETNLNQLLTFDEADAALKAELLNYCASMKEVDSSGVLENYELGSEEEVFANLTNILKNHAGETKSTLQTKLKNPAICLKNADEWVKSKKGLLLPSLSYTHVEATLPATAPENEEKKEDTPKGSEKIQTNGYDGVIDFVSREETNMQSTSFIDNMYCNVEYCNRWKDPSSCMAKIEAGDQGDCATSWLFASKVHLETIKCMKGHDHIASSALYVANCSSKEAKDKCQAPSNPLDFLNTLEETKFLPAESDLPYSYKAVNNVCPEPKNHWQNLWADVKLLDKQYQPNSVSTKGYTAYQSDHFKGNMDAFIKLVKSEVMNKGSVIAYVKAAGALSYDLNGKKVLSLCGGETPDLAVNIVGYGNYINGEGVKKSYWLLRNSWGKHWGEDGNFKVDMDSPPGCQHNFIHTAAVFNVDLPLLENSEKKRPMLYNYYMKSSPDFYNHILYRGVQTEEREIGISGEDKTSSFVVSGQNSGGDTLDGAEQSSVVVEGKEKPAEGGDESTQEVESPPKAGTDESKEADEQDEEVEEEEPEEEGDGEQEEERDDESEEEEEDEEQEEGVAEQEVGGADAEVGVAEQEVGGAEAEEGGAEAEEGEAEVGEAEVGGAEAEVGRAEPEEGDSEAAKKGVEEPQTVASPSASVNSTPPSTEPAPKHNTSLIKVKQIMEVVHIIKHIKNGKVRFGITTYEDDMGIANKHDCSRSYSQDPEKLAECIQFCHDEWNNCKGEPSPGYCLNKLRRKNDCFFCFV